One window of the Catenulispora sp. MAP5-51 genome contains the following:
- a CDS encoding S8 family serine peptidase: MHLARKHRIPVIAVAAFGLAAAAAMTTTALASPGASGPSATQQLAALSSGSQIPVIVVLKNQHPDLAAKTSTAQRKQATANDQNALLNHAKSTGAKDVKTFSIVNGFAAKMTPAEAAHLRSDPAVLAVVPDRQIPAKSLTPQQNADLKAAAAAVAPADQSPPDHMLPGVCTSDPSKPKLEPEALQTTQTAFEDPTKAQAQNLATGKGVKVAWIADGVDIHNPDFIRADGTPVFTDYQDFSGTDPNQTQNGAEAFGDASAIAAQGRQVYDLSQYVVAQHALPAGCTITIRGIAPGASLVGLNVFGAAGLVFSSTVVEAIDYAVNVDNVDVINESLGNNGYPTEGIDPISAADDAAVAAGVTVVASTGDAGVTNTIDQPASDPNVISVGATTTLRTQAATGVAGIRNFATSWADGNTAAFSSAGIDVHARVHDLVAPGQDNWALCTPDVARFKDCVNERLEPAPIEDFSGTSQAAPLVAGGAALVIEAYENTHNGARPTPALVKQILTSSATDLGLPATQQGAGQMNTFRAVRMAMSVKDANGSPRPQGDGLLAVAGSGDTQLSLIGNNGSNQSGTVTLTNTSPNAQTVTAHARELTTVVADIKGTRNVAFNDPSLPFFYEGYGAPYKRAYVSQTFVLPAGADHLQGQLAWPGTGSPSIIRLVLVGPNGEYEQFSDPQGIPHYAQVDIQHPAGGTWTAYFFATGNASAYVGVVNYEFLATAFKAVGSVMPSHVSLAPGATQKFTVKLALPSDPGDLSAAVEFDTALHGQSTVPVTLRSLISQNNDGGAFSGTLTGGNARGNYSPAQTEAFFFDVPKGKKNLAVDLTLAGAKPGHTLQVALESPDHQVVSLSTNNVPNAAGDGLNLIPSLDGWADAPAAGRWVLFINDANPVTGDALEQRFTGHVRYDSVSVSASGLPKGKVATGTPITAKVTVKNTGVAPEKFFAEPRLTTFADYPLAVLPGSNATVPLPFPVTGVQATFQVPSHTTALDIAQSSTVPADLTASAFSSVPEVSGFSRGLTASAAVTSPWVTQGDWTVVPTVVGPTNASVTGSATDAMSVHSLAFDKAAVADTGDLWLAGIDASAPGLRPLVLQPGQSGTITIVITPSGPKGTTVNGVIYVDDFAPFFGSGDELAGIPYSYTVK, from the coding sequence ATGCATCTCGCCCGCAAGCATCGAATACCGGTGATCGCGGTCGCCGCGTTCGGACTGGCCGCGGCCGCCGCCATGACGACCACGGCACTGGCATCGCCGGGGGCCTCGGGTCCCAGCGCTACCCAGCAACTCGCTGCGCTCAGCAGCGGCAGCCAGATCCCGGTGATCGTGGTGCTGAAGAACCAGCACCCGGACCTCGCCGCGAAGACCTCGACGGCGCAACGCAAGCAGGCCACCGCGAACGACCAGAACGCGCTGCTGAACCATGCCAAGTCCACTGGGGCGAAGGACGTCAAGACCTTCTCCATCGTCAACGGCTTCGCGGCCAAGATGACCCCGGCCGAAGCCGCGCACCTGCGCTCGGACCCCGCCGTACTGGCCGTCGTCCCAGACCGGCAGATCCCCGCCAAGTCCCTGACACCGCAGCAGAACGCCGACCTCAAGGCTGCCGCAGCGGCCGTCGCCCCGGCCGACCAGAGCCCGCCGGACCACATGCTGCCCGGCGTCTGCACCTCGGACCCGAGCAAGCCGAAACTGGAGCCTGAGGCGCTCCAGACCACGCAGACGGCCTTTGAAGACCCGACTAAAGCCCAGGCCCAGAACCTGGCCACCGGCAAGGGCGTGAAAGTCGCGTGGATCGCCGACGGCGTCGACATCCACAACCCGGACTTCATCCGCGCCGACGGCACCCCGGTCTTCACCGACTACCAGGACTTCTCCGGCACCGACCCGAACCAGACACAGAACGGGGCCGAGGCCTTCGGCGACGCCAGCGCGATTGCCGCGCAGGGTCGCCAGGTCTACGACCTGTCGCAATACGTCGTCGCGCAACATGCGCTGCCGGCCGGCTGCACCATCACCATCCGCGGCATCGCCCCCGGCGCATCGCTGGTCGGCCTGAACGTATTCGGCGCCGCCGGGCTGGTCTTCAGCTCCACCGTGGTGGAGGCGATCGACTACGCGGTGAACGTCGACAACGTCGACGTCATCAACGAATCGCTCGGCAACAACGGCTACCCAACCGAGGGCATCGACCCGATCTCGGCGGCCGACGACGCCGCGGTTGCCGCAGGCGTCACGGTCGTCGCATCCACCGGCGACGCCGGCGTGACGAACACCATCGACCAGCCCGCCTCCGACCCGAACGTCATCTCGGTGGGCGCGACCACGACGCTGCGCACGCAGGCGGCGACCGGCGTCGCGGGCATCCGCAACTTCGCCACCTCCTGGGCCGACGGCAACACTGCGGCGTTCTCCTCGGCCGGCATCGACGTTCACGCACGCGTCCACGACCTGGTGGCCCCCGGACAGGACAACTGGGCGCTGTGCACGCCAGACGTGGCAAGGTTCAAGGACTGCGTCAACGAGAGGCTCGAGCCTGCGCCGATCGAGGACTTCAGCGGCACCAGCCAGGCGGCGCCGCTCGTTGCCGGCGGGGCGGCACTCGTGATCGAGGCCTACGAGAACACCCACAACGGCGCTCGCCCGACTCCGGCACTGGTGAAGCAGATCCTCACCTCCTCGGCGACGGACTTGGGCCTGCCGGCCACCCAGCAGGGCGCGGGCCAGATGAACACCTTCCGCGCGGTGCGGATGGCGATGTCGGTCAAGGACGCCAACGGCTCTCCGCGGCCGCAGGGCGACGGACTGCTGGCGGTCGCGGGCTCCGGTGACACCCAGCTCAGCCTGATCGGCAACAACGGGTCGAACCAGTCCGGGACCGTCACGCTGACGAACACCAGCCCGAACGCCCAGACCGTCACGGCGCACGCGCGCGAGCTCACGACCGTCGTCGCGGACATCAAGGGCACCAGGAACGTCGCGTTCAACGACCCGTCGCTGCCGTTCTTCTACGAGGGCTACGGCGCCCCGTACAAGCGGGCCTATGTCTCCCAGACGTTCGTCCTCCCGGCCGGCGCGGACCACCTCCAGGGCCAGCTCGCCTGGCCGGGCACCGGCTCCCCGTCGATCATCCGGCTGGTCCTGGTCGGGCCGAACGGCGAGTACGAGCAGTTCAGTGATCCGCAGGGCATTCCGCACTACGCCCAGGTCGACATCCAGCACCCGGCCGGTGGCACCTGGACCGCGTACTTCTTCGCCACCGGCAACGCTTCGGCCTACGTGGGCGTCGTCAACTACGAGTTCCTGGCGACCGCGTTCAAGGCTGTCGGCTCGGTCATGCCGTCGCACGTCTCCCTGGCCCCCGGCGCGACCCAGAAGTTCACAGTCAAGCTGGCTCTGCCATCCGACCCCGGCGATCTGTCGGCGGCCGTAGAGTTCGACACCGCGCTGCACGGCCAGAGCACGGTACCGGTGACCCTGCGTTCACTCATCTCGCAGAACAACGATGGCGGCGCCTTCTCCGGAACGCTCACAGGCGGCAACGCGCGTGGCAACTACTCCCCGGCACAGACCGAGGCGTTCTTCTTCGACGTTCCCAAGGGCAAGAAGAACCTCGCCGTCGACCTGACTCTGGCCGGTGCCAAGCCCGGCCACACCCTGCAGGTCGCCCTGGAGTCCCCGGACCACCAGGTCGTGTCGTTGTCCACGAACAACGTCCCGAACGCCGCGGGCGACGGGCTGAACCTGATCCCATCGCTCGACGGCTGGGCCGATGCTCCGGCAGCGGGCCGGTGGGTCCTGTTCATCAATGACGCCAACCCGGTCACCGGCGATGCTCTGGAGCAGCGGTTCACGGGCCACGTGAGGTACGACTCGGTCAGCGTCTCGGCTTCCGGCCTGCCCAAGGGCAAGGTCGCGACGGGCACACCCATCACGGCGAAGGTCACCGTGAAGAACACGGGCGTGGCACCGGAGAAATTCTTCGCCGAGCCGCGCCTGACCACATTCGCGGACTATCCGCTGGCGGTACTCCCGGGTTCGAACGCCACGGTCCCCCTGCCGTTCCCGGTGACAGGGGTCCAGGCCACATTCCAGGTGCCAAGTCACACCACGGCCCTGGACATCGCGCAGTCGTCGACTGTCCCGGCTGACTTGACCGCCTCGGCGTTCAGCAGCGTGCCGGAGGTCTCCGGCTTCTCGCGCGGCCTCACCGCCTCGGCGGCGGTCACATCCCCGTGGGTCACCCAGGGCGACTGGACGGTGGTCCCGACGGTCGTTGGCCCGACGAACGCGTCGGTGACCGGCAGTGCCACCGACGCCATGAGCGTCCACAGCCTGGCGTTCGACAAGGCGGCAGTCGCGGACACCGGCGACCTGTGGCTGGCGGGGATTGACGCCTCGGCGCCCGGCCTGCGCCCGCTGGTGCTCCAGCCGGGCCAGAGCGGCACGATCACCATCGTGATCACGCCGTCCGGTCCCAAGGGCACGACGGTCAACGGCGTGATCTACGTCGATGACTTCGCCCCGTTCTTCGGGTCCGGCGACGAGCTGGCCGGGATTCCGTACAGCTACACCGTGAAGTAG